The segment ACATATTTAGGTCTGATTTTTGTATGCATGGtctttaaaagataaaaattttgaaatttaaaaaaaacaaatgggcCATAACTGGCTGGCTTGTATGAGAACCGCTTCATTTCTCAtagaaataatttataatttatttacacacacaaaaacaccttACTGTAAGTCATAGAAATGGATGAAGTttcaatcaaaataataatgcatatatatatatatatatatatatatattacaaatcCAATGTAATACACACAGTATATAATTACAAATCACTCCAATTTAtatgcaaaatgttaatttcagtagcaagaaaaatgtattttcaaaataaaatgacattttaaccagccatacactaccgttcaaaagatttttcaatgtttttgaaggattctcttctgctcatcatcaaggctgtttttatttgatgaaaaatacagtaaaaactaaatattttgaaatactaCTATAATTTAAGATAACGGTTttcttttaagattttaaaatgtagtttattcctgtgatggcaaagctgaattttcagcatcattactgttcAGTTTCACCTGATCCTTTagaagtcattctaatatgctgatttgctgcacattttctgtcacttttgattaatttagtgagttcttgctgaataaaaagttttcagAAAGTATCTTACTGAACCaaaatttttgaacagtagtgcatgTCTCACATGTAATACGATTTTCAAAAGCTACATCCAGTTATGAACACCATCAATAAAATTAGCCTATCCAGTAGTATGAACACCTACTAGTGACCAACAGTACTGCAGCATGGTGATGTCCAGAGATTAGTAAACCTTTTCATgctcacacaaaaacactcTACCACAATGCCTTGCTCACCTTAACCCCTATAACATGGCATATTTCTCTGTCCATTCCCTGGCTAGTTTATTATACCTGAGAGGAGACATCAAACTATTCATGCTATCTAAAAGTAGGGGTGTGATGATACACTTAGCTCATCATTAGACGATACACAATATAGGGTTCACTCACAAGAACGAGGCGATAcaatattttaacactattttttttttttttaatcctaaaTGATGAAATATATTACTGGAAATACAGTCTTTCATTCCACTGAAAGTAACAGAATGGTgcgttttgaaatgttttaacaaatcatcttttataaatactgCAGGGTTTTAGGAGTTCCCAAAATTTGAGCTTGATAGGGGTTGATGAaaacaacttaaagggttagttcacccaaaatatgaaaattctgtcgttaattactcacccttatgttgttccacacccataagatcttcggaacacaaattaagatctttttgatgaaatttgagagcTATCTGACtcttccatagacagcaatttaaccaccactttcaaggtccagaaaggtactaaagacattgttaaaatagttaatgtgactgcagtggctcaaccttaattttatgaagcgacaagaatactttttgtgtgcaaaaacaaaacaaaaaacaactttattcaacatcttcggcgttctgacatagaacctggaaatAGCATAAGAGAATGACACAAAAGAGAAggttttgttgaataaagtcgttatttttgttttgtttttgcacacaaaaagtattctcattgcttcataaaattaaggttgaaccactgcagtcacatgacctATTTTAAcagtctttagtacctttctggaccttgaaagtggtggttaaattgttgactatggaggagtcatatacctcttggatttcatcaaaaatatcctaatttgtgttctgaaagtCTTACAGGCAAGTaacgccatgagggtgagtaattaatgacagaattttcatttttgggtgaactaacactttaaatttAATGTTTCTTGTCTCGCCACATTGACAGTGTGGCACGAGacctcgtcacacccctatctAAAAGGTTTCTCTATTACTTACAccagcaaaaaaaaatctggctggattaaaactgtaaaaatgtattttattaaagggatttttttaaagatttaattttatacattttacttAAGACAAACAAATACACTTACTTTTCATTGTCTGTTTTATAGATACGTGCTATCTCTGGCACTAATGGATCATCTGGGTTTGGATCACATAACAGTGAGCAGATGGACAATAGAACTGCAACAGAAAGAAGAGAGGTTGGCACATGGCAAACAAACAAATTCACTGCATATTTTGGCTATTCAATAAACTGACTCTTAAGAAAAAGGCATTCTATTAAGGTCAATGATTTTGTTctcagttatttttttatagttCACCTTTAGAGATAGTTAACGCAGGAGACCACTGAGACCTTAGAATATCCAAACAGATGCTGCCATTACTGTTAATATTTGGGTGATAAATTCTTGTGGTGAATGCAACCTGCAAATGAGAGAGTGAAACAGATGATCAGACCACATATATTCCAAACCAAGAAAATGATATTTTACAGGTTTCTCTTATTGAATCTATGTGCAAAATACTGCTAAgagacaaaaaaataacaaaaaaaaaaaaaaaaacatgacacaatCTTATTCAAATTTAGCCTTTACAGACAGATTAAACCGGTAGGTTGTGTTTAAATACTTGATTCTTGCCTTAGGTGGTTTGAAAGGGTAGTCTGTAGGAAAATGAATGGTCAAGAAAAACACACCCCCTTGATATGGACTGTCATTCtgtaaagaaacaaagaaaaaaagttacacGATTCCTGCGATTCCTTTAGTGAATGCAGTGCTATAACAATACAGACATTGCATGCAAATAAATGTCACAATCCATCATTAATGCAAATAAGGACATATTTCCACTTACAGGTCCCATAATTGTTGCTTGCCAGTGAAACACTGCAAATAAAGAGCAAGAGACGTCTCATTACAGTGAGCTCTGTTATATACTCGGAGACAGGTAATGAAAACAAAGAGCGAAATAACTCACAGTCATCTCCAACTGGCCCTGCTGAGCACTGCGCTGGGGGGTCCCGGCCCAGATCAGTCAGCTCCTAAAGACAGAGAGGATGCATAGGTATTGGACAggatcttttatatatatatatatcccatcAACTTTATCGTctttcatccatccatataGTTTctgtatggatggatgaatatcCATATCCATATTTTATTCCTGAGGTAAAACGGCAAAATGCAAATCACTTTCCATTGCTCCCATGTTCCATGCCACttatgataaataaaaaaaatgattttagcagttatgctcatattttatataattatacaaattatTGATAGAATTATATTATAACTTTTGGAAGCTAACATGTCCTGTGACATGCTATGCTCAATCAaactattttaacatatttttattattcttttacaATTCTTATATATGCAGTTTTATAACCTCATATTTCAGAGACTACATGGAACATGTCAATTTCATCTCTTACACAGCAGggctgtttaaaatgtaaaatcttCTTGAATAACCAATAAACTGCTTTATAATAAATGTAAGCAATATACAAGACACACACTGTGCAAACTTTCAGTCATCACAGTGGGTGTCAAGGAAGCTGCACAGTTGCTTCATAATGTTATGTATAATGATTTAgttaaaaatgtaagtttttacAACAAGAGACTTATGCCACTATCAGGACAAGTAAGACATGATACCAGTTATAATGTACCATGCTCTGATTGATAGTCTCTTTTAATGTGTTGGATGAGCAATCTGATTTTGATTCCAAGTACATTATCAGTCATTGTGTCAGTTAACTGGTTCtattataatttacatttagcCATTTAAACAGCTGAAATCTAAGATATTTCTGCAGGAAACTATAGACTTTATCCTTTCATTTTAATCCAAATGCATTCCTCTTCCAGACAGATAACGCAATTAATGAACTGTCACAACTAGGCGCTCTTCTGTCCCCGAGGCCTAAACTGTTGACCCTGGAGAACAATCAAAGTGAAGACTCATGTGTCATCGGGATTAGATAGGAACAGTGGACAGATTATCCTTTAATTTTACATGCTCTCACCCTTTAGTGATTGTGAATACTTGACAGCTTTCTCAGCTCTTGAAAAAACAGGCAGGAAATGACAGTACAATTGTCTTCTTAATGAAACTTTATAAAGAACATCAGAGGTTGATTGAGCAAAATGTTCTTTTGGTTTCCTCACAGTCACCTAAAAACCACAAACGTCAGCAAGttcggcaaaaaaaaaaaaaaaaaaaagatctaaaGATCACTTCAAACTTTTTTGATTTTAGTCTCAgaatagggcttttcacactttttacccggggttatgaaaccctgctctggagcaggtttAGCACCGCTTTTGTGGCGTTAACCCCGTATTGCGCTGCCAAACTTGTACAATGTGAAACGATgcagtgttagaatgttacagctaGACGCTTAGCAACAGATAACCAATAGCATGCCTTATATTCTCATGCTTTAGACAGCCACAGAAACACAAAATTCAGCATTTGAAAGGAAAATATCAAATGCTGACAAAAAACGTGACAATTTTAGTAAAGAAAAGACCGTTTgattcttacctttatagtctCAAATATTCATTCAGTATAAAAATATGGGTCATATTCAGAGAAATGTGCTGTGACGTATCCCTTTGTACCCAGCATATAGACTTTAGgtttacaaccagggttaggcgcttctacatcagtgttattcacctatcatttaactgattttagggataattTATGGGTagagttaggtttaggggtaggactaaattttcagataGGAATGTTGTTCAAGGATCAACAAAACaagttgatccaggaacatgtcttggCAATATCATGGTGAACAGACTTTATGTCCTTGTAATAAAGAAATCagccttttcatttttttacgGGTCATGAATTCAAACCAATTGAAGTTACTTTGCCAAACAACAACCAAATATACATTCTATAAATTATACAGTGTTTGATCACAATTTTGGAAGCCTCTACAGTAAAAGCTGACAACTGAAACTTTGaaacttcaaaatgttcataaagagattgtaaaactaatccatatgaattgagcgatatagtccaaattttctaaagagactcgatcgctttttttgatgaacagatttaatttaggcttcacagcgaacataaacaaaaatcaaaCCAAACCTGAATGACACATGAGAACaaatctcttctggaagcttaAACATGCTGCacaaaaatgaacctcattggttaggTTACGCAACATGAAGATcaagtttgagcttccagaagaggtttgATCTTACGCATCATTCaagttcggttgagcttctgtgtATGTTCGTTGAACAATGtttgtttacatgtgaataaaagcctaaattaaatctgttcatcatataaaagtGATCGtgtgtcttcagaaaatttggactaaaccactcatatggattagttttacgatctctttatgaacttttttaagcatcaaagtgtcagttgcataactgtctatggagggacaaaaatctctcagatttcatcaaaaagatcttcatttgtgtttcgaagatgaatgaaagtcttaagggtttagaacgacatgaggccaagtaattaatggcagaattttcatttttatacacCAAAAGAAAAGGGGGAATcattcactgctcttgactgaataacttttgtagctttaatgaTAATCAGTCTTATTTGTAATTAATACACTAAAGACTATGCAgtgatttttacatttgattattcaatttctgtattatttcttacctgaatgcTTTTGTTAAATAgatgtaaaatgaaaaaaagtaaaGCACTGTTAATTTAATGTTTCTTATATTGTATCTATGTTATTTGCATCTTAGATCTTATTTTCAGTAACAAAGataaaattgattattaatacaGTAGTTATTAGTAATAAAAAGAATTGAAGGAAAAGATACATCGAGGATCATTTTATAACTGAATAGAATGGTGAAGCAAGTGAAGATTCACACCTCTGATAAGGTGTACACTTGCAATGGTTTAGGTAATAATGAAGAATGTTGGCATAATAAACTAGTCTTCTGATCTCTGGCCACACCTAGGCATTTAGACAACAAGGAAATAACTACTGTTCTAGATCTTTCGGTCTCTCTTTATGGGAACAGTGACTATATAAACCACTTCTGAGAAAATAGCACATTTCTGAGAATTCATGTAGGCCTATGTGAAGTGCAGGCAACCCTCTGGCAGCACTTGCCTGTGCATGTGAGCATGTGACCATACAGGAAGTAGAGGTCAGAGGTTTCTTTGATGATGAGGGTGTCTGAGATGGAAACATCAAAACAAACCCAGGTAGACTGTTTAGTTCATAATATTGTTGACTGGTTGCTCATCTCTGAATACAAAACCAGTTGACGAACATACAAATGCctatgagaacatcagtcacTAAGGCCTGAGGGATTATGGGTAGAAATTAAAACCACAGActtatatttagtttttatcCCATACCATGATACCTCATTATTTTCCTCCAACCAATTTGAAGAACCAAATTTATTTCTACTTTttgaaacaataataaaaaaataaaaaaataaatcagacT is part of the Megalobrama amblycephala isolate DHTTF-2021 linkage group LG23, ASM1881202v1, whole genome shotgun sequence genome and harbors:
- the ube2d2l gene encoding ubiquitin-conjugating enzyme E2D 2 (UBC4/5 homolog, yeast), like isoform X1, giving the protein MALKRIHKTPSSSKKPLTSTSCMVTCSHAQELTDLGRDPPAQCSAGPVGDDLFHWQATIMGPNDSPYQGGVFFLTIHFPTDYPFKPPKVAFTTRIYHPNINSNGSICLDILRSQWSPALTISKVLLSICSLLCDPNPDDPLVPEIARIYKTDNEKYNKLAREWTEKYAML
- the ube2d2l gene encoding ubiquitin-conjugating enzyme E2D 2 (UBC4/5 homolog, yeast), like isoform X3 → MALKRIHKELTDLGRDPPAQCSAGPVGDDLFHWQATIMGPNDSPYQGGVFFLTIHFPTDYPFKPPKVAFTTRIYHPNINSNGSICLDILRSQWSPALTISKVLLSICSLLCDPNPDDPLVPEIARIYKTDNEKYNKLAREWTEKYAML
- the ube2d2l gene encoding ubiquitin-conjugating enzyme E2D 2 (UBC4/5 homolog, yeast), like isoform X2 encodes the protein MALKRIHKTPSSSKKPLTSTSCMVTCSHAQELTDLGRDPPAQCSAGPVGDDLFHWQATIMGPNDSPYQGGVFFLTIHFPTDYPFKPPKVAFTTRIYHPNINSNGSICLDILRSQWSPALTISKVLLSICSLLCDPNPDDPLVPEIARIYKTDNEKYNRIAREWTQKYAM
- the ube2d2l gene encoding ubiquitin-conjugating enzyme E2D 2 (UBC4/5 homolog, yeast), like isoform X4 translates to MALKRIHKELTDLGRDPPAQCSAGPVGDDLFHWQATIMGPNDSPYQGGVFFLTIHFPTDYPFKPPKVAFTTRIYHPNINSNGSICLDILRSQWSPALTISKVLLSICSLLCDPNPDDPLVPEIARIYKTDNEKYNRIAREWTQKYAM